A portion of the Macaca mulatta isolate MMU2019108-1 chromosome 4, T2T-MMU8v2.0, whole genome shotgun sequence genome contains these proteins:
- the CD24 gene encoding signal transducer CD24, with protein MGRAMVARLGLGLLLLALLLPTQIYSTVTTSAPLSSNSSQNTSTTPNPANTTTKAVGGALQSTASLFVVSLSLLHLYC; from the exons ATGGGCAGAGCAATGGTGGCCAGACTCGGgctggggctgctgctgctggcactGCTCCTACCCACGCAG attTATTCCACTGTAACGACTTCTGCACCACTTTCAAGTAACTCCTCCCAGAATACTTCGACTACCCCAAATCCAGCTAATACCACCACCAAGGCCGTTGGTGGTGCCCTGCAGTCAACAGCCAGTCTCTTCGTGGTCTCACTCTCTCTTCTACATCTCTACTGTTAA